A single region of the Anguilla anguilla isolate fAngAng1 chromosome 17, fAngAng1.pri, whole genome shotgun sequence genome encodes:
- the spsb3a gene encoding SPRY domain-containing SOCS box protein 3a, which translates to MSRRSRNSRAWRYVWSGIRRDADVRALVLASESEDWRYDRLQYSDSDSEPEFPPVLPAAPSAVPVTGESYCGCDSQAEPAHNPRVLRAFHRAKDCRCGEDDQDFDWVWDDGGRSTATLLSCDNRKVSFHTEYSCGTAAVRGSKPLADGQHFWEIKMTSPVYGTDMMVGIGTSDVNLDKYRHTFCSLLGKDEDSWGLSYTGLLHHRGDKVNFSSRFGQGSIIGVHLDTWHGTLTFFKNRKCIGVAATELHNKKLYPMACSTAAKSSMKVIRSCFAPTSLQYLCCARLRRLLPDRADALGLLPLPPGLRLLLHNKLGWVLSLPDDGAAPASHPPTPTPPPSSGSDSEGCSSDPEAWQRKRCRWT; encoded by the exons ATGTCCCGACGCAGCCGGAACAGCCGGGCGTGGCGCTACGTTTGGAGCGGCATCCGACGAGACGCGGACGTCCGGGCGCTGGTCCTGGCCTCTGAGAGCGAGGACTGGCGGTACGATCGCCTgcag TACAGCGACTCGGACTCGGAGCCGGAGTTCCCCCCGGTCCTGCCCGCCGCGCCCAGCGCCGTGCCCGTCACAGGGGAGTCGTACTGCGGCTGCGACTCCCAGGCCGAGCCCGCCCACAACCCCCGCGTCCTCCGGGCCTTCCACCGCGCCAAGGACTGCCGCTGCGGGGAGGACGACCAAG ACTTCGACTGGGTGTGGGACGACGGCGGGAGGTCCACGGCGACCCTGCTGAGCTGCGACAACCGGAAGGTCAGCTTCCACACGGAGTACAGCTGCGGCACGGCCGCCGTCCGAGGCTCCAAGCCCCTGGCCGACGGCCAGCACTTCTGGGAGATCAAGATGACCTCCCCCGTCTACGGCACTGACATG ATGGTGGGCATTGGGACATCAGACGTGAACCTGGACAAGTACAGACACACCTTCTGCAGTCTACTGGGGAAGGACGAGGACAGCTGGGGGCTCTCGTACACAG GCCTGCTCCATCACAGAGGGGACAAGGTCAACTTCTCGTCGCGTTTCGGCCAAGGCTCCATCATCGGGGTGCACCTGGACACGTGGCACGGGACCCTCACCTTTTTCAAGAACCGCAAGTGCATAG GGGTCGCCGCCACCGAGCTGCACAACAAGAAGCTGTACCCCATGGCCTGCTCCACGGCGGCCAAGAGCAGCATGAAGGTGATCCGCTCCTGCTTCGCGCCCACCTCCCTGCAGTACCTGTGCTGCGCCCGGCTGCGGCGTCTGCTCCCCGACCGCGCCGACGCGCtggggctcctccccctgccgccggggctccgcctcctgctgCACAACAAGCTGGGCTGGGTGCTGAGCCTCCCGGACGACGGGGCGGCGCCCGCCTCCCAcccgcccacgcccacgcccccaCCGTCGTCCGGGAGCGACTCGGAGGGCTGCTCGTCCGACCCCGAGGCCTGGCAGAGGAAGCGCTGCCGCTGGACCTAG
- the mrps34 gene encoding 28S ribosomal protein S34, mitochondrial has translation MVKKKVVRPIAEMARKIREYRALKERPRDSQKYALDYETMTRPYTGKRLPVMAWESVRTESRLFSLMAGLRLFGVGRLFTRKSWLSEHQEPCYWKITKVKVDYTAENMDHGKAWGILTFKGKEESEVKEVDKVVYHDWRLVPKHEEEEFRRFAPVPDQDPRPSHAAYPPLLRAMILARRRGEGLAQEAWEPAIDLHRNILLNKEYFHNKEKEKQGGVAS, from the exons ATGGTCAAGAAGAAGGTCGTGCGTCCGATCGCGGAAATGGCACGGAAGATCCGCGAGTACCGTGCACTGAAGGAACGGCCCCGCGACTCGCAGAAATACGCGCTGGACTACGAGACGATGACGCGGCCGTACACCGGGAAGAGGCTGCCCGTCATGGCCTGGGAGAGCGTGCGGACCGAGAGCCGGCTCTTCTCCCTGATGGCCGGCCTCAGGCTCTTCGGGGTGGGGCGGCTCTTCACCCGCAAGTCCTGGCTGTCTGAGCACCAGGAGCCCTGCTACTGGAAGATCACCAAGGTCAAAGTGGACTACACTGCAGAG AACATGGACCATGGAAAAGCTTGGGGAATACTTACCTTCAAAG GAAAGGAGGAGAGCGAGGTGAAGGAGGTGGACAAGGTCGTGTATCACGACTGGCGCCTGGTGCCGAAgcacgaggaggaggagttcaGGCGCTTCGCGCCGGTCCCGGACCAGGACCCCAGGCCCAGCCACGCGGCCTACCCGCCGCTGCTCCGCGCCATGATCCTGGCGCGGAGACGCGGGGAGGGACTGGCACAGGAGGCCTGGGAGCCGGCCATCGACCTGCACCGGAACATCCTCCTCAACAAGGAGTATTTCCACaacaaagagaaggagaagcaggGGGGAGTGGCCTCCTGA